The Kitasatospora setae KM-6054 genome contains a region encoding:
- a CDS encoding DUF4037 domain-containing protein has translation MTATDPPDPPVPLDPPFVPGLDLARALYEEAVRPILARAHPGLRHAAARIGPGSEVLGFDTARSTDHDWGPRLQLFLDPADARRHGPAIRELLAERLPGRIRGWSTHYRRSGDPHDPVSHLEPAPAGLVDHRVTVHDLPTWLAGHLGPPAAAWAATDPGPTDWLALPQQRLAEFTAGAVFHDGPGILTAARARLRWYPDQVWRHLLACQWQRIAQEEAFVGRCAEAGDDLGAALTTARLVRDLIRLTFLMSRRYAPYGKWLGTAFDRLDAAPALAPHLRAALAAADPAARERHLCDAYRAAARAHNALGLTAPLDPARRRYHGRPYLVLHADRFARALQQTVTAPELRDRPLTGAVDQWADGTDLLAHPEAVRAAVDAIG, from the coding sequence ATGACCGCCACCGACCCGCCCGACCCGCCCGTCCCGCTCGATCCGCCCTTCGTGCCCGGCCTCGACCTGGCCCGGGCCCTGTACGAGGAGGCCGTCCGCCCGATCCTGGCCCGCGCCCACCCGGGGCTGCGGCACGCGGCCGCCCGGATCGGCCCCGGCTCGGAGGTGCTCGGCTTCGACACCGCGCGCTCCACCGACCACGACTGGGGGCCGCGCCTGCAACTCTTCCTGGACCCGGCGGACGCCCGCCGACACGGCCCCGCGATCCGCGAACTGCTCGCCGAGCGGCTGCCCGGACGGATCCGCGGCTGGTCCACCCACTACCGCCGCAGCGGCGACCCCCACGACCCGGTCAGCCACCTCGAACCGGCCCCCGCCGGCCTCGTCGACCACCGCGTCACCGTCCACGACCTGCCGACCTGGCTCGCCGGACACCTCGGCCCGCCCGCCGCCGCCTGGGCCGCCACCGACCCCGGCCCCACCGACTGGCTGGCCCTCCCGCAGCAGCGCCTCGCCGAGTTCACCGCCGGCGCGGTCTTCCACGACGGCCCCGGCATCCTCACCGCCGCCCGCGCCCGCCTGCGCTGGTACCCCGACCAGGTGTGGCGCCACCTGCTGGCCTGCCAGTGGCAGCGGATCGCCCAGGAGGAAGCCTTCGTCGGCCGCTGCGCCGAGGCCGGCGACGACCTCGGCGCAGCCCTGACCACCGCCCGCCTGGTCCGCGACCTGATCCGGCTCACCTTCCTGATGAGCCGCCGCTACGCCCCGTACGGCAAGTGGCTCGGCACCGCCTTCGACCGCCTGGACGCCGCCCCCGCGCTGGCCCCGCACCTGCGCGCCGCGCTGGCCGCCGCCGACCCGGCCGCCCGCGAACGGCACCTGTGCGACGCGTACCGGGCCGCCGCCCGCGCCCACAACGCGCTCGGCCTGACCGCGCCGCTCGACCCGGCCCGCCGCCGCTACCACGGCCGCCCGTACCTCGTGCTGCACGCCGACCGCTTCGCCCGGGCCCTGCAACAGACCGTCACCGCGCCGGAGTTGCGCGACCGGCCGCTGACCGGCGCGGTCGACCAGTGGGCCGACGGCACCGACCTGCTCGCCCACCCGGAAGCCGTCCGGGCCGCCGTCGACGCGATCGGCTGA
- a CDS encoding MarR family winged helix-turn-helix transcriptional regulator, giving the protein MLKDVHNSAPAEDTDGHLYDPGVRAAMGAFALGGDTLALEAAASVRSAAQAIDRLRSHGAGGRGLSSGALDVLARLGNAGEAGLSIGELARAGGVSSRNVTGLVDTLEGERLALRAQDPDDRRSVRVTITPEGHAWLESFRAPTQRAMAAVFRSFTPGELAAFRHLCLRVVANQRQLEQYLGQSRAPETEVSPT; this is encoded by the coding sequence ATGTTGAAGGACGTACATAATTCCGCCCCGGCCGAGGACACGGACGGCCACCTCTACGACCCCGGCGTGCGCGCCGCGATGGGCGCCTTCGCGCTCGGCGGCGACACGCTCGCCCTGGAGGCCGCCGCCTCCGTCCGCTCCGCCGCGCAGGCGATCGACCGGCTCCGCTCGCACGGCGCCGGCGGGCGCGGCCTCAGCTCCGGGGCGCTCGACGTGCTCGCCCGGCTCGGCAACGCCGGGGAGGCCGGGCTGAGCATCGGCGAACTGGCCCGGGCCGGCGGCGTCAGCTCGCGCAACGTGACCGGACTGGTCGACACCCTGGAGGGCGAGCGACTGGCCCTGCGCGCCCAGGACCCGGACGACCGGCGCTCCGTCCGGGTCACCATCACCCCCGAGGGTCACGCCTGGCTGGAGTCCTTCCGCGCGCCGACCCAGCGCGCCATGGCCGCGGTCTTCCGCAGCTTCACCCCCGGGGAACTGGCCGCCTTCCGGCACCTGTGCCTGCGCGTGGTCGCCAACCAGCGGCAGCTGGAGCAGTACCTGGGGCAGAGCCGGGCGCCGGAAACGGAGGTCTCCCCCACCTGA
- a CDS encoding class I SAM-dependent methyltransferase, with product MASHVHDAPGPTPAPPADWAEINRANWDERVPVHVGGKFYDLPGFVAGADTLLDFELAEVGEVTGKQLLHLQCHLGLDTLSWARRGARVTGLDFSAPAVAEAAKLAERIGADTARFVVSDVYAAAEALAGERFDVVYTGRGALPWLPDLARWARTVAALLRPGGFLYLAEFHPLADLVEEDPGVLVEDYFQRAPQLVEDSGSYADQDAALASSRTVQWQHGLGDVVSALAAAGLRLEFLHEHAHGHFRLPAGPRLPLVYSLRAVRPS from the coding sequence ATGGCATCCCACGTGCACGACGCGCCCGGCCCCACACCCGCCCCGCCCGCCGACTGGGCGGAGATCAACCGCGCCAACTGGGACGAGCGGGTGCCCGTCCACGTCGGCGGGAAGTTCTACGACCTCCCGGGCTTCGTCGCCGGGGCGGACACCCTGCTCGACTTCGAGCTCGCCGAGGTCGGCGAGGTCACCGGCAAGCAGCTGCTCCACCTGCAGTGCCACCTCGGGCTGGACACCCTCTCCTGGGCCCGGCGCGGCGCCCGCGTGACCGGGCTGGACTTCTCCGCCCCCGCGGTCGCCGAGGCCGCGAAGCTCGCGGAGCGGATCGGCGCCGACACCGCCCGGTTCGTCGTGTCGGACGTGTACGCGGCGGCCGAGGCGCTGGCCGGGGAGAGATTCGACGTGGTGTACACCGGCCGGGGCGCGCTGCCCTGGCTGCCCGACCTGGCCCGCTGGGCGCGGACGGTCGCGGCGCTGCTGCGCCCCGGCGGCTTCCTGTACCTCGCGGAGTTCCACCCGCTGGCGGACCTGGTCGAGGAGGATCCCGGCGTCCTGGTGGAGGACTACTTCCAGCGGGCGCCCCAACTGGTGGAGGACTCGGGCAGTTACGCGGACCAGGACGCCGCGCTGGCCTCGTCCCGGACGGTGCAGTGGCAGCACGGCCTGGGCGACGTGGTCAGCGCCCTCGCGGCGGCCGGCCTGCGCCTGGAGTTCCTGCACGAGCACGCGCACGGCCACTTCCGCCTCCCGGCCGGCCCGCGCCTCCCGCTGGTCTACTCGCTGCGGGCCGTCCGCCCGTCCTGA
- a CDS encoding QcrA and Rieske domain-containing protein, whose amino-acid sequence MEGFDHPDHPDHPGGPGDHRAEQAALKERISADSLTTRRDYLRIVATVSGGLAVGSTVVSAGVLHRHGDGTAGPLKVADRLERGEAVSFDYPGEDDRAMAIRLPDGTLVGYSTVCTHLACGVLWRRDHGTDGDLYCPCHEGQFDSRTGEVTGGPPPRPLPKVVMVEDAQGAVWAVGTARSGESEEAGLCRGLRDRNPALAEAAGCATRKSGK is encoded by the coding sequence CTGGAGGGCTTCGACCACCCGGACCACCCGGACCACCCCGGCGGCCCCGGCGACCACCGGGCCGAACAGGCCGCGCTCAAGGAGCGGATCAGCGCCGACTCGCTGACCACCCGGCGCGACTACCTGCGGATCGTCGCCACCGTCTCCGGCGGCCTGGCGGTCGGCTCCACGGTGGTCTCGGCCGGCGTGCTGCACCGCCACGGGGACGGCACCGCAGGCCCGTTGAAGGTCGCCGACCGGCTGGAGCGCGGCGAGGCGGTCAGCTTCGACTACCCCGGCGAGGACGACCGGGCGATGGCGATCCGGCTGCCCGACGGCACCCTGGTCGGCTACTCCACGGTCTGCACCCACCTGGCCTGCGGCGTGCTCTGGCGGCGCGACCACGGCACCGACGGCGACCTCTACTGCCCTTGCCACGAAGGGCAGTTCGACTCCCGCACCGGCGAGGTCACCGGCGGCCCGCCGCCCCGCCCGCTGCCCAAGGTGGTGATGGTCGAGGACGCCCAGGGCGCGGTCTGGGCGGTCGGCACCGCCCGCTCCGGCGAGAGCGAGGAGGCCGGACTCTGCCGCGGCCTGCGCGACCGCAACCCCGCACTCGCCGAAGCGGCCGGCTGCGCGACCCGCAAGAGCGGCAAGTGA
- a CDS encoding SHOCT domain-containing protein: MDDYPALNLFWTMLWLFLWILWFFLMFKVLTDIFRSHDMGGWGKAGWTIFVIVLPYIGVLVYLIARGKEMGQRDRAIAAKAEGDFQDYIRKAAGTEGQNAGPRHVDDLARLADLKSSGAISEEEFEKAKQKLLA; this comes from the coding sequence ATGGACGACTACCCGGCGCTCAACCTGTTCTGGACCATGCTGTGGCTGTTCCTGTGGATCCTGTGGTTCTTCCTGATGTTCAAGGTGCTGACGGACATCTTCCGCAGCCACGACATGGGCGGATGGGGCAAGGCCGGCTGGACGATCTTCGTGATCGTGCTGCCCTACATCGGCGTCCTAGTCTACCTGATCGCCCGCGGCAAGGAGATGGGCCAACGCGACCGGGCCATCGCCGCCAAGGCCGAGGGCGACTTCCAGGACTACATCCGGAAGGCCGCCGGAACCGAGGGCCAGAACGCCGGACCACGGCACGTCGACGACCTCGCCCGGCTCGCCGACCTGAAGAGCAGCGGCGCGATCTCCGAGGAGGAGTTCGAGAAGGCCAAGCAGAAGCTGCTCGCCTGA
- a CDS encoding 4Fe-4S dicluster domain-containing protein, whose product MLGRTIFIDPGRCIGCQACVSACRECDSHRGKSMIHLDYPDEGHTVASLPTVCMHCEDPVAPCAEVCPAEAILITADGVVQEADPTRCIGCANCVNACPFGVPKIDLEAKLQMKCNLCYDRTSYGLAPMCATVCPTGALFYGTVEELQAERPGVDVSTMFAFGDTVVSTGVAMVVPAERRAPVPGGMLNLIEVNGRPTPGNGARA is encoded by the coding sequence ATGCTGGGACGCACCATCTTCATCGACCCCGGCCGCTGCATCGGCTGCCAGGCCTGCGTGTCGGCCTGCCGCGAGTGCGACTCGCACCGCGGCAAGTCGATGATCCACCTGGACTACCCGGACGAGGGCCACACCGTCGCCTCGCTGCCGACCGTCTGCATGCACTGCGAGGACCCGGTCGCCCCGTGCGCCGAGGTCTGCCCGGCCGAGGCGATCCTGATCACCGCCGACGGTGTGGTGCAGGAAGCCGACCCGACCCGCTGCATCGGCTGCGCGAACTGCGTCAACGCCTGCCCGTTCGGCGTGCCCAAGATCGACCTGGAGGCCAAGCTCCAGATGAAGTGCAACCTCTGCTACGACCGCACCTCCTACGGCCTGGCGCCGATGTGCGCCACGGTCTGCCCGACCGGTGCCCTGTTCTACGGCACCGTCGAGGAACTCCAGGCCGAACGGCCCGGCGTGGACGTCTCCACGATGTTCGCGTTCGGCGACACCGTGGTCTCCACCGGCGTCGCCATGGTGGTGCCGGCCGAGCGCCGGGCACCCGTCCCCGGCGGAATGCTGAACCTGATCGAGGTCAACGGGCGGCCCACGCCCGGGAACGGAGCGAGGGCGTGA
- a CDS encoding threonine/serine exporter family protein, with protein MSASTATREARVDDERTVRPDGPDAATNSPDATDATGGPAPGRVTALLARLTRMLLATSGEGASEVEQTVARAASGFGARSSMVLVPDGATLTVALDGRTETVAVRAFPDVARLDKVAALKPWAHRVSLGGTPLAEAERRLAAIDDSPAPYPWWLKGLGIVLFTVGFAPLMQPTWYEIGSSALLGLVTAGLAVAAGRWPRLARVLPLVASAAVSVLVLEVFARTPAHGGAVLLMLPALFYFVPGDLLSAAATELAAGFLTTGAVRLVYAVFLLLQLYLGVMLGVYATGGDTSALFDLAAHADLPRWATFLSWVVFTVGTVLAFAAPWRLLPVLLGTVYLTVAVQSGATKLVGEVGGTFLAAAVLGALATAVARGPGRPPRLLLVLPGFFTLTVGSLGMRGLTSLAGGHPVRGFHDLLSMVTIVVAIAVGLLLGSVLAQRPRPLPES; from the coding sequence GTGTCAGCTTCGACGGCGACGCGGGAGGCGCGGGTGGACGACGAACGGACGGTGCGCCCCGACGGCCCGGACGCCGCCACGAACAGCCCGGACGCCACGGACGCCACCGGCGGCCCGGCCCCCGGGCGGGTGACGGCGCTGCTCGCGCGGTTGACCCGGATGCTGCTGGCGACGAGCGGCGAGGGCGCCTCGGAGGTCGAGCAGACGGTGGCGCGGGCCGCGTCGGGTTTCGGCGCCCGCAGCTCGATGGTGCTGGTCCCGGACGGCGCGACGCTGACCGTCGCGCTCGACGGGCGCACCGAGACGGTCGCGGTCCGGGCCTTCCCGGACGTCGCCCGACTGGACAAGGTGGCCGCGCTCAAGCCCTGGGCGCACCGGGTGTCGCTGGGCGGCACGCCGCTCGCGGAGGCCGAGCGGCGGCTGGCGGCGATCGACGACTCGCCCGCCCCGTACCCGTGGTGGCTCAAGGGGCTGGGCATCGTGCTGTTCACGGTCGGTTTCGCGCCGCTGATGCAGCCGACCTGGTACGAGATCGGCAGCAGCGCGCTGCTCGGCCTGGTCACGGCGGGGCTGGCGGTGGCGGCGGGGCGGTGGCCGCGGCTGGCCAGGGTGCTGCCGCTGGTCGCGTCGGCGGCGGTGTCGGTGCTGGTGCTGGAGGTGTTCGCGCGGACCCCGGCGCACGGCGGGGCGGTGCTGCTGATGCTGCCGGCGCTGTTCTACTTCGTCCCGGGCGACCTGCTCTCGGCGGCCGCGACCGAGCTGGCCGCCGGGTTCCTCACCACCGGGGCGGTGCGCCTGGTGTACGCGGTGTTCCTGCTGCTGCAGCTGTACCTGGGCGTGATGCTCGGGGTGTACGCGACCGGCGGCGACACCTCGGCGCTGTTCGACCTGGCGGCGCACGCCGACCTGCCGCGCTGGGCGACGTTCCTGTCCTGGGTGGTGTTCACCGTCGGCACGGTGCTGGCGTTCGCGGCGCCGTGGCGGCTGCTGCCGGTGCTGCTGGGGACGGTGTACCTGACGGTGGCGGTGCAGTCGGGGGCGACGAAGCTGGTCGGCGAGGTCGGCGGGACGTTCCTGGCGGCGGCGGTGCTCGGCGCGCTGGCCACGGCGGTGGCGCGCGGGCCGGGCCGGCCGCCGCGGCTGCTGCTGGTGCTGCCGGGGTTCTTCACCCTGACCGTCGGTTCGCTGGGCATGCGCGGCCTGACCAGCCTGGCCGGCGGTCATCCGGTGCGGGGCTTCCACGACCTGCTGTCGATGGTCACCATCGTGGTGGCGATCGCCGTCGGCCTGCTGCTCGGCTCGGTCCTCGCCCAGCGCCCGCGCCCCCTGCCGGAGTCCTGA
- a CDS encoding glycosyltransferase 87 family protein, translated as MLTRGTTTARSAVLATAVLATTLVLAFIPGHRGWFDVGVYYGTVRHWADTGRLYDYVRPGTVYGFTYPPFAAVCMLPMRLFGWHPAIAVSVALSAAATALLLYWLVDPIARRRGWCRWYAYGLAACLCGLTNPVRDTFSFGQVNLLLVALVFADRQLTSRQITSRRWRLLAGVGTGLAAAIKLTPALFIVHLLLTRQWRAAATATATALGATGVGFLIGPEVSRQFWTATLWDTNRVGGFANMSNQSLQGLIARLGPQLPGRTLWVAASLAVLAIWAYRLHRATRAGDSLAAYSLTGLACCLVSPITWVHHLVWMLPALVVLADAALDRTRRRRWWLTLCWLLQLVVSSGMVWLWRPDGRDLGTLFGGSAYALVSLGLLIAVPIRHRPDHPDPPAHPAAPATAAAPKALGRRPAAVG; from the coding sequence TTGCTGACCCGCGGCACCACCACCGCCAGGAGCGCGGTCCTCGCCACCGCCGTCCTCGCCACCACGCTCGTCCTGGCGTTCATCCCGGGCCACCGCGGCTGGTTCGACGTCGGCGTGTACTACGGCACCGTCCGGCACTGGGCCGACACCGGCCGGCTCTACGACTACGTCCGGCCCGGCACCGTCTACGGGTTCACCTACCCGCCGTTCGCCGCCGTCTGCATGCTGCCGATGCGGCTGTTCGGCTGGCACCCGGCGATCGCCGTCAGCGTCGCGCTCTCCGCCGCCGCCACCGCGCTGCTGCTGTACTGGCTGGTCGACCCGATCGCCCGCCGCCGCGGCTGGTGCCGCTGGTACGCGTACGGCCTGGCGGCCTGCCTGTGCGGCCTCACCAACCCCGTCCGCGACACCTTCAGCTTCGGCCAGGTCAACCTGCTGTTGGTCGCCCTGGTCTTCGCCGACCGGCAGTTGACGAGCCGTCAAATCACCAGCCGCAGATGGCGGTTGCTGGCCGGAGTCGGCACCGGGCTGGCCGCCGCGATCAAACTGACCCCGGCGCTGTTCATCGTCCACCTGCTGCTCACCCGCCAGTGGCGGGCCGCCGCGACCGCCACCGCCACCGCGCTCGGCGCCACCGGCGTCGGCTTCCTGATCGGCCCGGAGGTCTCCCGCCAGTTCTGGACCGCCACGCTGTGGGACACCAACCGGGTCGGCGGCTTCGCCAACATGTCCAACCAGTCCCTGCAAGGGCTGATCGCCCGGCTCGGCCCCCAACTCCCCGGCCGCACCCTGTGGGTGGCCGCCTCGCTGGCCGTCCTCGCGATCTGGGCGTACCGCCTGCACCGCGCCACCCGGGCCGGCGACAGCCTCGCCGCGTACAGCCTCACCGGCCTCGCCTGCTGCCTGGTCAGCCCGATCACCTGGGTGCACCACCTGGTCTGGATGCTGCCCGCCCTGGTCGTCCTCGCCGACGCCGCCCTCGACCGCACCCGGCGCCGGCGCTGGTGGCTCACCCTCTGCTGGCTGCTCCAACTCGTCGTCTCCAGCGGCATGGTGTGGCTCTGGCGCCCCGACGGACGCGACCTCGGCACCCTGTTCGGCGGCAGCGCGTACGCCCTGGTCAGCCTCGGCCTGCTGATCGCCGTACCGATCCGGCACCGCCCCGACCACCCCGACCCGCCCGCGCACCCCGCCGCACCCGCCACCGCGGCCGCCCCGAAGGCCCTCGGCAGGCGCCCGGCCGCCGTCGGCTGA
- a CDS encoding MFS transporter yields the protein MTGTAPPWEGRPAGGSPTGGGPTGGGPGGGGVAGVVASATRSTAVRASAVAAAASLLLVVAIVLGSRLLRDFDSALVPYAVASVFLTFGVVYRYVVWVSAPAARRLFVQGWKAALSWENLKRSPAALPKMIATYLGFQKFLGARSHARWAAHQLIFWGCLLAAAITFPLTWGWFTFTSSSAAGPGYEMRLWGFKLFGFDSGSFLGWALYHGLDLAAVMVIGGAGYFLWRRMRDRAATTGQRFGYDFVPLLALLTISVTGLLLTFSEMFLHGGGYEFLAILHMASVVLTLVYLPFGKFFHIVQRPAAVGMQLFKYTARRKGSDAQELQACKRCGQPIDTVAAVDNLRATMRDLKLGFDEWAEYCPRCKRVLRGNAYLSNVKRGFK from the coding sequence GTGACCGGAACAGCGCCGCCCTGGGAGGGCAGACCGGCCGGGGGCAGCCCGACCGGGGGCGGTCCGACCGGAGGCGGTCCGGGCGGGGGCGGGGTCGCCGGGGTGGTGGCCTCGGCGACCAGGTCGACGGCGGTCCGCGCCTCGGCCGTCGCCGCTGCCGCGAGCCTGCTGCTGGTGGTCGCGATCGTGCTGGGCAGCAGGCTGCTGCGGGACTTCGACTCGGCCCTGGTCCCGTACGCGGTGGCCAGCGTGTTCCTCACCTTCGGCGTGGTCTACCGCTACGTGGTGTGGGTCTCCGCGCCGGCCGCCCGCCGGCTCTTCGTGCAGGGCTGGAAGGCCGCGCTCTCCTGGGAGAACCTCAAGCGCTCGCCCGCCGCGCTGCCCAAGATGATCGCCACCTACCTGGGCTTCCAGAAGTTCCTCGGCGCCCGTTCGCACGCCCGCTGGGCCGCGCACCAACTGATCTTCTGGGGCTGCCTGCTGGCCGCCGCGATCACCTTCCCGCTGACCTGGGGCTGGTTCACCTTCACCTCCTCCAGCGCGGCCGGCCCCGGCTACGAGATGCGCCTGTGGGGCTTCAAGCTGTTCGGCTTCGACTCCGGCAGCTTCCTCGGCTGGGCGCTCTACCACGGCCTCGACCTGGCCGCCGTGATGGTGATCGGCGGCGCCGGCTACTTCCTGTGGCGGCGGATGCGCGACCGCGCCGCCACCACCGGCCAGCGCTTCGGCTACGACTTCGTGCCGCTGCTGGCCCTGCTCACCATCTCGGTCACCGGCCTGCTGCTGACCTTCTCCGAGATGTTCCTGCACGGCGGCGGCTACGAGTTCCTGGCCATCCTGCACATGGCCTCGGTCGTCCTGACCCTGGTCTACCTGCCGTTCGGCAAGTTCTTCCACATCGTGCAGCGCCCGGCCGCGGTCGGCATGCAGCTGTTCAAGTACACGGCGCGGCGCAAGGGTTCGGACGCCCAGGAGCTCCAGGCGTGCAAGCGCTGCGGCCAGCCGATCGACACCGTCGCGGCGGTGGACAACCTGCGGGCCACCATGCGCGACCTGAAGCTGGGCTTCGACGAGTGGGCGGAGTACTGCCCCCGTTGCAAGCGGGTGCTGCGCGGCAACGCCTATCTGTCGAACGTCAAGCGGGGGTTCAAGTGA
- a CDS encoding molybdopterin oxidoreductase family protein codes for MSTEHVPLDPSVAPLGTRDFRDAGGLPAAAWRADQTEQTLVPTHCCFCGVQCGMYLRVDGHGKVFGVEPRNHDINRMRLCPKGINAYQQVNHPDRLTAPLVRRSRDEPFREASWEEALDHTVAEIRRIQGERGRDAFGMLGGASLFSEKTYLVGKFARVALKTRHVDYNGRLCMVSAAGANKLAFGIDRAANPFADILQTDCLLIAGSNVGECFPVMTQYVWGARDRGATLIIVDPRQTAVARTADIHVALKSGTDAAFFNAVLHVIVAEGLTDEAFLAEHTTGWDEVKATVAAYPPSRAAEICGVPAEQIVQVARVFGRAERAMAWHARGIEHHTQGVENCLTVINLCTATGNLGRPGAGYGTITGQGNGQGGREHGQKSDLLPGGRSINDPAHRRQVAAIWGIEESELPQAGTSMMEMVWQMQRGEIRGLIGVCNNPFVSLPNYAVVKDGYDKLEFHAQFDFFLSETAANAHVVFPVTTWAEDEGVMANAEARVVKHNKAQDPPPGVRTDTWVMCEIARRLGEGSKFAFEGSKDVFDELRRASAGTVIDYYGITYERLEQTGGIAWPCPSLEHPGTPRLFEGGKTYHADGKVHMQVVEWHPPADPYSDEYPMTLTTGRTVAHFLSGNQTRRLGGLVEQTPRPWVEVHPSHGFRNGEAVRVVTRRGSEVLPALVTEAIRPDHVFVPYHWPYPVAANALTIDALDPRSKIPEYKVCAVRIERAERIDPVPAPPVPPGRAAYPEAQVSRTDPLPPTSPQGRGTAERG; via the coding sequence GTGAGCACCGAGCACGTCCCGTTGGACCCGAGCGTCGCCCCGCTCGGCACCCGCGACTTCCGCGACGCGGGCGGCCTGCCCGCCGCCGCCTGGCGGGCCGACCAGACCGAGCAGACCCTCGTCCCCACGCACTGCTGCTTCTGCGGCGTGCAGTGCGGGATGTACCTGCGGGTGGACGGCCACGGCAAGGTGTTCGGCGTCGAGCCGCGCAACCACGACATCAACCGGATGCGCCTGTGCCCCAAGGGCATCAACGCCTACCAGCAGGTCAACCACCCGGACCGGCTGACCGCGCCGCTGGTCCGCCGCAGCCGCGACGAGCCGTTCCGCGAGGCGAGTTGGGAGGAGGCGCTGGACCACACCGTCGCCGAGATCCGCCGGATCCAGGGCGAGCGGGGTCGGGACGCGTTCGGGATGCTCGGCGGCGCCAGCCTGTTCTCCGAGAAGACCTACCTGGTGGGCAAGTTCGCCCGGGTCGCGCTGAAGACCCGGCACGTCGACTACAACGGTCGGCTGTGCATGGTGAGCGCCGCCGGCGCCAACAAGCTGGCCTTCGGCATCGACCGGGCCGCCAACCCGTTCGCCGACATCCTGCAGACCGACTGCCTGCTGATCGCCGGGTCGAACGTCGGCGAGTGCTTCCCGGTGATGACCCAGTACGTGTGGGGGGCCCGCGACCGCGGCGCCACCCTGATCATCGTCGACCCGCGGCAGACCGCCGTCGCCCGCACCGCCGACATCCACGTCGCGCTCAAGTCCGGTACCGACGCGGCGTTCTTCAACGCGGTGCTGCACGTCATCGTCGCGGAGGGCCTGACCGACGAGGCGTTCCTGGCCGAGCACACCACCGGCTGGGACGAGGTCAAGGCCACCGTCGCCGCCTACCCGCCCAGCCGGGCCGCCGAGATCTGCGGCGTCCCCGCGGAGCAGATCGTCCAGGTGGCGAGGGTGTTCGGGCGGGCGGAGCGGGCGATGGCCTGGCACGCGCGCGGCATCGAGCACCACACCCAGGGCGTCGAGAACTGCCTCACCGTCATCAACCTGTGCACCGCCACCGGCAACCTCGGCCGCCCGGGCGCCGGTTACGGCACCATCACCGGCCAGGGCAACGGCCAGGGCGGCCGCGAACACGGCCAGAAGTCCGACCTGCTGCCCGGCGGCCGCTCCATCAACGACCCGGCGCACCGCCGCCAGGTCGCCGCGATCTGGGGCATCGAGGAGTCCGAACTCCCGCAGGCCGGAACCTCGATGATGGAAATGGTCTGGCAGATGCAGCGCGGCGAGATCCGCGGCCTGATCGGAGTCTGCAACAACCCCTTCGTCTCGCTGCCCAACTACGCGGTGGTCAAGGACGGTTACGACAAGCTGGAGTTCCACGCCCAGTTCGACTTCTTCCTCTCCGAGACCGCCGCCAACGCGCACGTGGTCTTCCCCGTCACCACCTGGGCCGAGGACGAGGGCGTGATGGCCAACGCCGAGGCCCGGGTGGTCAAGCACAACAAGGCCCAGGACCCGCCGCCCGGCGTGCGCACCGACACCTGGGTGATGTGCGAGATCGCCCGACGCCTCGGCGAGGGAAGCAAGTTCGCCTTCGAGGGCTCCAAGGACGTCTTCGACGAACTGCGCCGCGCCTCGGCCGGCACCGTCATCGACTACTACGGCATCACCTACGAGCGGCTGGAGCAGACCGGCGGCATCGCCTGGCCCTGCCCGAGCCTCGAACACCCGGGCACCCCAAGGCTGTTCGAGGGCGGCAAGACGTACCACGCGGACGGCAAGGTGCACATGCAGGTGGTGGAGTGGCACCCGCCGGCCGACCCGTACAGCGACGAGTACCCGATGACGCTGACCACCGGGCGCACCGTCGCGCACTTCCTGTCCGGCAACCAGACCCGGCGCCTGGGCGGCCTGGTCGAGCAGACGCCCCGGCCGTGGGTCGAGGTGCACCCCTCGCACGGGTTCCGCAACGGGGAGGCGGTGCGGGTGGTGACCCGGCGCGGCAGCGAGGTGCTGCCCGCGCTGGTGACCGAGGCGATCCGCCCCGACCACGTGTTCGTGCCCTACCACTGGCCGTACCCCGTCGCCGCGAACGCGCTGACCATCGACGCCCTCGACCCGCGCTCGAAGATCCCCGAGTACAAGGTGTGCGCGGTGCGGATCGAACGGGCCGAGCGGATCGACCCGGTGCCCGCGCCGCCGGTGCCGCCCGGCCGGGCGGCCTACCCGGAGGCCCAGGTCTCCCGCACCGACCCGCTGCCGCCGACCTCGCCGCAGGGCCGCGGCACCGCCGAGAGGGGCTGA